A genomic segment from Capra hircus breed San Clemente chromosome 15, ASM170441v1, whole genome shotgun sequence encodes:
- the COMMD9 gene encoding COMM domain-containing protein 9, translating to MAALTAENFAALQSLLKASSKDVVRQLCQESFSSSALGSKNLLDVTCSSLSVTQEEAEQLLQALHRLTRLAVFHDLSSAEAILALFPENFHQNLKNLLTKIILEHISAWRAEAQASQISLPRLVDLDWRVDIKTSSDSISRMAVPTCLLQMKIQEDPSLCGDRPSVSAVTVELSKETLDTMLDGLGRIRDQLSAVASK from the exons GCCTCCTCGAAAGATGTTGTCAGACAGCTGTGCCAAGAGAGCTTTTCCAGCTCAGCCCTTGGCTCCAAGAACCTCTTGGATGTTACGTGCTCCAGCTTGTCTGTGACCCAGGAGGAGGCAGAACAA CTGCTCCAAGCCCTGCACCGCCTCACCAGGCTGGCCGTGTTCCATGACCTCTCCTCCGCCGAGGCAATTCTGGCACTCTTTCCTGAAAATTTCCACCAAAACCTCAAAAACCTGCTGACAAAAATCATCCTGGAACACAT ATCTGCTTGGAGAGCTGAAGCCCAAGCGAGTCAGA TCTCTCTGCCGCGCCTGGTGGACCTGGACTGGAGGGTGGACATcaaaacctcctcagacagcatCAGCCGCATGGCCGTCCCCACCTGTTTGCTCCAGATGAAG atccaggaagatcccagtcTGTGTGGGGACAGGCCCTCCGTGTCGGCCGTCACCGTGGAGCTGAGTAAGGAGACGCTGGACACAATGTTAGACGGGCTGGGCCGCATCCGGGACCAGCTGTCCGCCGTGGCCAGCAAGTGA